The Acidobacteriota bacterium genome includes the window ACCCCCATGGGAAGCGGCCCTGGGCCACCATGCCGAGGAAAGAGAGAGTGCTTGCGCTTCGAGTGAAAAAAATCCGCGGTTGCGCAAGAGGCGGAAAAATTCGCCGGAATTCTCCTTGTTCGAGACCGCCGGCTAGGCAGCGAGGCCAACCGCTCCCGCTTCCGGCCCCGAGAAGGAAGACGGCCCAGATGTCCACACGGGAAACGGTTTCAGGGCCTCAGCGATGAGGATTATGTCTTTCAGCATTTTTTCGCCAGGCGCTGCTGATTTCTTGGGTCGCGAAGAAAAATGCTCCCTACAGACCATCTGGGTGCAACTTGTTGGCTGCAGGCAATAAATAAATCGTCTCTTGGGTCATGACCCCGGCCTTCCAACTCTTTGAAAACAAAGGCGTTTATCCTTGAACAAAGAAGCTGGAAAACAGTACAGTGCCGGCCATGGTTCCAATCGAGCATCTGGGCAAGGCCCTGGCGATTCTGCGCGAGAAGACTGGAAAAACCCAGCTGCAGATCGGAGAGGCGGCGAATGTAACGCCGTCGATGATCTCGAAGTGGGAGCGCAACAAGGAAAAGCCCACCTTGGAGAGTCTTTGGAAGACCCTCTCCGCGATGGGCTGTACCTGGATCGACCTGGAGGCGGCTTTGCGCTTTGTCCGCGGGGATGCGTTCCCGCTGCAAAGCCGCTATTGGAAGATCACCATCGAGAGTGAGGAATATCCCGGCCTGGTGCCGGCGGGCAGCGAGGTCGCCGAGCCGGCGGTCGACCTGTCCTCTCTCTTCCCCGATGCGCGGCCCGTGCCGCCGGAGAAGGAAGAGGCTTTCCTCGCGATGATGCGTATCCTGCTGCGAATGCTCTGAGGCTGCAGACACCCAGCCGGCCGGGGCCCCCGAACGGTCCCCGGGTGGCTACGCATTGGGGCCGCTCTGGGAAATCCCTCGGCGGCCCCCTGGAGGAAGAAGGAGCTTAACCGCCGCCGAACAGGCCTTTGAGCGGATTGCTCTCGCCCTCCTCCTCGGTTTGCGGCATCATCTCCCGTTCTTCGTAGCCCGCGGGAATCTCGAACGAGCCGGCGGGTACGTCGCGGCGCTCCAACACCGTCACCTCCGTGGTGCTACGGGTGGTCGTGCTGCGCTTTTGCTTTTCGCCGGTGGTGGTGCTGACGGTGACGGTCTTGAGGGGGAAGCCCTGGATCTTGTCGAGCTCCGCTTCCACCAACTGGTCGATGTCCTCGTTGCCGGTGCGCGGCGGGGTCGAGCGCAGCCAAACTCCGAGGGCGGCTTCGTCCATCTCATCGGTGGTCCACAGATCCTGCACCGTCTCCGTCGTGTTGTTGCGGCGGATGCCCATCACCTTCAGCTTCATGGTGTAGGTGGTGCGGTAGCGATAGTGGGTGGTGTCCATGCCTAGCATGCTGCCGCCACCCTCCTCCAGGAGCTTCTCCACCTCCGGCTCGGAAAACTCCATGGTCATCATGCCGCCCATGGAGTCCATCATGGCGCCCAGGGTTTGCATCATGGCGGCCAGATCCCATTCGGTGTAGGTCTTCTCCTCCGGGTTGACCAGGTAGAGGACCTGCCCTCCGTCGGTGGTCAGCAAATAGCTGCCCTCGGGGGTCATGGGATTGGTGCTTTCGGTGAACACGATCTTCGCTTTCTCGCCGTCCACCCAGGCTTCGACGTCCATACGCTGGGACTGGCCATTGTCCGGCTCGATGACCGACTCGGCCTTGTAGTACACGCCGGCGAGGGCGGCGTCGGCGCCCAGCAGGACGCCGAGGGTGAGAATCAAGAGGATTGAGAAACGACGCATTGAGGTCTCCTTTCGGGCCTCGGACTCGAGGCCGAATTCTAGAAAGTCTACGAGCTCCAACGGGGGATGAGAAAGGACGAAGGAGCAGCCCGGCCCCACGCGGTGTGTTGGCCGTTAGCAGGTCGGTGGGGACCGACCCGGATACATCAGGCGGGCGGCCCCCAAAGAGAGCTTTCGTCTTTGGCCGGCGCGGTGCGCCGCCGGCCCCGGCGACTGGCCAGGTCCACTTCTTGGAGGACCTCGCTCAAGGCTTCGTTCTGAGCCGCCGCCAGCTGCCCGATGCCCGCCATGGCGAGGTCCAGAAGCTGGTCCAGCTCCTGACGGTGGAAGGTCGCCCCCTCGCCGGTGCCTTGGACCTCCACGAGGGTTCCGTCGGCAGCGGCGACGATATTCATGTCGACCTGGGCGTCCTGATCCTCGACGTACTCGAGGTCGAGGAGGGGAACGCCCTGGACGACCCCCACCGAGATGGCGGCAATCTGGTGGATCATCGGCCACTTGGGGAGATCGCCGGTGAGGAAGAGCTTGCCCAGAGCCTGGACGGTGGCGACGTAGCCGCCGGTGATGGCGGCGGTGCGGGTCCCGCCGTCGGCCTGGAGGACGTCGCAATCCACCGTCACCGTCACTTCCGGCAGCGCGTCCAGATCCACTGCTGCCCGCAGGCTGCGGCCGATGAGGCGCTGGATTTCGGTGCTGCGGCCGGACGGCTTACCGCTTTTCACCTCCCGCCGGGAGCGGGTGTGGGTAGCCCGGGGCAGCATGGCGTATTCGGCGGTCAGCCAGCCCCCCGCCTCGCGGCGGAAGGGCGGCACGCCGGTTTCGACGCTGGCGGCCACCAAGACCTTGGTCTCCCCGATCTCGATGAGCGCTGAGCCCTCGGCGTACTTCATGGCGTCGAGGGTCAGGCTCACCGGGCGGAGAGCGTCGTGGGCACGGTCGTGGATACGGCGAAAGGACTTTTCAGAACTCATATTGAATATCTTATCGCGCCCCTTTGGGGGCACTGCAGCATGTTGAGGGTGTGTCGCCGAGCCGGAGGCTCCTCCGCGCCAGCGCTTCAGACTTCCACTAACTCCAGGGGCCGGTGATGGGCGCCGAGGATCAGATCCGCCACCCGGGCAAAGGGTTGGCTGGCGTCGGTGACGCAGAGATGGCGCTCCGGATCGCCATGGTCTCGGCTCCCGGCGCTATCCCCAGCGAGCAAGCCCCGCTCCGCCAGACCGACGGCCACCGCCTCTGCGGTGGTCTCCGCCGAGTCCACCAAACCCACATCCGGACCCATCACCCGCTGCAGCACCGGCCGCAGCATGGGGTAGTGGGTGCAGCCGAGCACCAGGGTGTCGATCCCCGCCTCCCGCAACGACCCGGTGTAGCGCCGGGCGACCTCTTCCACCACGGAGTCGTCGAGCCAACCTTCTTCTACCAGCGGCACGAAGAGGGGGCAGGAACTGCTGCTCACCTGCGCCTCCGGCCGGTGCCGACGGATCGCCTGGCCGTAGGCGTCGGAGCGGATGGTGGACTCGGTGCCGATGACCCCGATGCGGCCGCTGGTGCTGTGCTCCACGGCGGCTCGGGCGCCGGGCTCCACAACACCCCAGGTCGGTAGCTGGGGACTGAGCCGTGGCAGCGCCAGCGCGGAAGCGGTATTGCATGCCACCACCATCGCCTTGACTCCGCGGTGGGCGAGGAAGTCGAGGTTGCGCTGGGTGTAGCGGGTGACGGTTTCCTCGGATTTGGTGCCGTAGGGCAGCCGGGCGGTGTCACCGAGGTAGAGAATCGCCTCCCCGGGTAACCGCCGCTCGAGGGCCGCTACTACGGTGAGGCCTCCGACCCCGGAGTCGAAGACGCCGATGGGCCTTTCGCAAGCGGGCCTTTCGGATCGGCTCGTCTCAGGCTGACGGACGCTCACGGATCGATGGCCACCAGGGTGGGGTCGGGGCGCAGCGGAGAGGTGGTGTTGAGGTGACCGCCGAAGCTCTCCAGCTGAGTGCCGTTCCACAGCAACACCACCGACGAGACCAACGAGTGGTTGAGGGCGACGCTGTTGACCAGGCTGTAGATCGCCAGTCGCTCCTGCTGCGAGCCGTAGGAGAACGGCCTCTCGGCGCCGGGCTGGCGGAGCTCTACGTAGGCGACGCCGCCGGTCCCCAAGAGCACGCCGCCGAGCTCGATTTCCGGCGGGAGCGGGGCGATCAGATCCGGGTCCTCGGGGCCCCCGAGCACCGCCAGGACGATGTCCCGGCATTGCTCCGCCACCGTGCGCTGGGGGAGCTCGCGCTGCTCCCTGCCCAGGCGGCCGTTGCCGTTGGGGAAGTAGAGGGTAACCGTGGTAGTGGCTCCGGCGGGGGTGTCGGCGGCGGTCTCGGGAGCCCCGTCACTGGAGCGTCCTGGGCGGGTGCTCCACACCAGCAGCGCGGCGGCAAGGGCGAGGAAGGCGATGCCGGCAGCCCAGAGCACTTGGCGCTGGCTCACGGGAACTCCTCGTCATCGTCGGCCTGACCGCTCTGTTCCACCAGCGCTTTGTAGCGCGTGAAGGCCCGTACCAACGCTTCGACCAGCTGGCTCTGGTACCCGGGCTCCTGCAGCCGCTTCTCCTCCTCCGGATTGCTGAGGAAGCCCAGCTCCACCAGCGCGGCGGGCATGGAGGCCCCCATCAAGACGCGGAAGGGCGCCTGCTTGACCCCGCGGTCTCGCAGCTCCAGGGCGGAGTTGAGCTCTTCTTGGACCAGGGTGGCGAAGCGCAGGCTCTCCGAAAGGTAGTGGCTCTGGCTCAGGTCCCAGAGGATCAGCTGGAGGTCGTAGAGCGGGTCGCCGCCATCGCCGCCGCTGCGGTTCTCCGCCGCCGCCGCATCGGCGGCCAGGGCGTCGGAGGCCTCGTCGCTCAGAATATAGGTCTCGGCGCCGTGGGCGGAGGCCCCGTAGGAGGAGTTGACGTGCAGCGAGACGAAGAGATCCGCCTTGTTCTGATTGGCGACGGCGGTGCGGCTCTCCAGCGACAAGAAGGTGTCGTCGTTGCGGGTCAGCACCACCCGCACCGGCAGCCGTTGCTCCAGCCGCCGGGCCAGGGAACGGGCGATGGAAAGGGTCAGATCCTTCTCCATCGTGCCGCTGGCACCGACGGCGCCGCTTTCGCCGCCACCGTGACCGGGATCGAGGACGATGGTGCGGATCCCCTCCCGGTGCCGGGGCCGGATGGGGGGGCGGTCGGCGTTGCCCTCTGCCCGCGCCTGCTGCTGCGGATAGACGTCGAAGACCAGCCGGAACGGCCGCTGCAGAACGTAGTGGCGGGTGGCCGTATTCTGGGCCAGGCGGATGCGGATGGATTGGGGCTCGATGCGCACATTGCGCACCAGGGCGTCGCCCCGGGGAGTGCCCCACTCGTTGACCAGCCGGTCGCCGAGGATTTCGATGTCGATCCGGCCCGGCCGCTCGTCAATGCGGTAGCGCGGGGTATCGGAGAACTCAATGGCCAGGGTCGTGGTGCCCTGGAGATGCACTAGCTCCGGCAGCACGATGAGCTCCCGGGCCACCGGTCGCTGCACCACCATGCCGACGGCGGGGCGCCAGTCGAAACTCAGTCCCAGCTGATCGCCGAAGGTCAGCTGCAGAAAGTCCAGCGGCACCATGGGGCCGGTGAGGCCGATCTGCGGTGGTTGGGAGAGCTCCAGGATGTCCTCGCCGCGCACTACCGCGGGGCTCTCGCCGCCGAAGACGTAGAGAGTCTCCCCCAGCTCCAGCTCCCAGCTCTCGCCGTAGGGCCCTTGTTCGAGGCGCGCCCCGAGGCGTCCGGCAAAGGGTCGAAGGGCGAAGAGGGGGCCCCCTTCGCCGGCGCGGGTGGAGAGCGGGATGCTCTGGCCGCCGAGAAGGATGCGGCTGACGGCGCCGAGGCTCCCCTCTTGGTCAGAAGCGGACGATCCCTCGGAAGCCGTCGCTTCGGAGGTTGGGATCCGGGGAGCCGGCGGCTCGGTGGTTTGCTGCGGTGCAGCCACCAGCTTTGGCGTCGCCCACAGGAGGGGAATCAGGCAGAGAAAGACGAGCAAACTGCGCACCGGCGGAGAATACCATTGCGCGAGCGAACTCCGGCACCGACTTCGGGTATCGTTGGGCCTATCTCACAGGCTGACCCCGTCGCCCTGGCCCCCCTCCGCCCCGGCCGAGGCCAGCGTCGATGCCGGCGTCACCCACCCGGAGGAAACCATGCGCTCCCAACCGAGGTTGTTGCTCTCCCTGCTCTCCTGCTCTCTTTGGATGATCACCATGAGCCTATTCGCCCAGCCTTCTGCC containing:
- a CDS encoding helix-turn-helix transcriptional regulator; the encoded protein is MVPIEHLGKALAILREKTGKTQLQIGEAANVTPSMISKWERNKEKPTLESLWKTLSAMGCTWIDLEAALRFVRGDAFPLQSRYWKITIESEEYPGLVPAGSEVAEPAVDLSSLFPDARPVPPEKEEAFLAMMRILLRML
- a CDS encoding DUF4412 domain-containing protein — its product is MRRFSILLILTLGVLLGADAALAGVYYKAESVIEPDNGQSQRMDVEAWVDGEKAKIVFTESTNPMTPEGSYLLTTDGGQVLYLVNPEEKTYTEWDLAAMMQTLGAMMDSMGGMMTMEFSEPEVEKLLEEGGGSMLGMDTTHYRYRTTYTMKLKVMGIRRNNTTETVQDLWTTDEMDEAALGVWLRSTPPRTGNEDIDQLVEAELDKIQGFPLKTVTVSTTTGEKQKRSTTTRSTTEVTVLERRDVPAGSFEIPAGYEEREMMPQTEEEGESNPLKGLFGGG
- the rph gene encoding ribonuclease PH, with the translated sequence MSSEKSFRRIHDRAHDALRPVSLTLDAMKYAEGSALIEIGETKVLVAASVETGVPPFRREAGGWLTAEYAMLPRATHTRSRREVKSGKPSGRSTEIQRLIGRSLRAAVDLDALPEVTVTVDCDVLQADGGTRTAAITGGYVATVQALGKLFLTGDLPKWPMIHQIAAISVGVVQGVPLLDLEYVEDQDAQVDMNIVAAADGTLVEVQGTGEGATFHRQELDQLLDLAMAGIGQLAAAQNEALSEVLQEVDLASRRGRRRTAPAKDESSLWGPPA
- the murI gene encoding glutamate racemase, which encodes MSVRQPETSRSERPACERPIGVFDSGVGGLTVVAALERRLPGEAILYLGDTARLPYGTKSEETVTRYTQRNLDFLAHRGVKAMVVACNTASALALPRLSPQLPTWGVVEPGARAAVEHSTSGRIGVIGTESTIRSDAYGQAIRRHRPEAQVSSSSCPLFVPLVEEGWLDDSVVEEVARRYTGSLREAGIDTLVLGCTHYPMLRPVLQRVMGPDVGLVDSAETTAEAVAVGLAERGLLAGDSAGSRDHGDPERHLCVTDASQPFARVADLILGAHHRPLELVEV
- a CDS encoding GerMN domain-containing protein; protein product: MSQRQVLWAAGIAFLALAAALLVWSTRPGRSSDGAPETAADTPAGATTTVTLYFPNGNGRLGREQRELPQRTVAEQCRDIVLAVLGGPEDPDLIAPLPPEIELGGVLLGTGGVAYVELRQPGAERPFSYGSQQERLAIYSLVNSVALNHSLVSSVVLLWNGTQLESFGGHLNTTSPLRPDPTLVAIDP
- a CDS encoding N-acetylmuramoyl-L-alanine amidase, encoding MRSLLVFLCLIPLLWATPKLVAAPQQTTEPPAPRIPTSEATASEGSSASDQEGSLGAVSRILLGGQSIPLSTRAGEGGPLFALRPFAGRLGARLEQGPYGESWELELGETLYVFGGESPAVVRGEDILELSQPPQIGLTGPMVPLDFLQLTFGDQLGLSFDWRPAVGMVVQRPVARELIVLPELVHLQGTTTLAIEFSDTPRYRIDERPGRIDIEILGDRLVNEWGTPRGDALVRNVRIEPQSIRIRLAQNTATRHYVLQRPFRLVFDVYPQQQARAEGNADRPPIRPRHREGIRTIVLDPGHGGGESGAVGASGTMEKDLTLSIARSLARRLEQRLPVRVVLTRNDDTFLSLESRTAVANQNKADLFVSLHVNSSYGASAHGAETYILSDEASDALAADAAAAENRSGGDGGDPLYDLQLILWDLSQSHYLSESLRFATLVQEELNSALELRDRGVKQAPFRVLMGASMPAALVELGFLSNPEEEKRLQEPGYQSQLVEALVRAFTRYKALVEQSGQADDDEEFP